CCCGCCTCCACGCCATCGCCGACCGCATCCCCGAACAGTTTCGCGGCCAGCTCCTCCGCCTGCGCCCGATCGAGCAGCGCCAGGCAGCGCCGTTCGACCGGTTCAAGGCGGAGGAGCTGCCGCCCTTCCAGCATTGCTGGATCCGCGCCATCGCACCGCTGCCCGACGATCCCGAGCTGCACCGCGCCGCGCTTGCCTATGCCTCGGACATGGTCCTGCTCGGCACGTCGATGCGCCCGCATCCGGTCGGCTGGGGGACGAGCAATCTCCAGACCGCCAGCCTCGACCATGCGCTCTGGCTGCACGAGCCGTTCCGCATGGACGACTGGCTGCTCTATTCGTGCGAAAGCCCGTGGAGCGGCCACGGCCGCGGCTTCAACCGCGGCCAGATATTCACCCGCGACGGCCGCCTCGTCGCCAGCGTAACGCAGGAAGGGCTGATCCGCCTGCGCGAGAAGAAGAAGGACTGAATTCCGCCCCCGGAGGGGGAGGTGGCAGCCTGAAAGGCTGACGGAGGGGTATTGGCCGCGAACGCAGCGTTCGTGACAAGCTACCCCTCCACCACGCTGCGCATGGTCCCCCTCCCCCTCGGGGGAGGAATTGAACCACTTCCCTCTCCAGGCGTTTGCGATCCATCTGCCCGGTTAGAGTACCCCCGATGATCGCCGCCCTATTGATGCTTGCGCTGCCCCAGGACGCGCTGCTCGAAGAAACGCCGCTGTTCGACCCGGCAGAAGTCGCGCAGCGGCTCGACGTCACCAGCTTCCCCAATTCGATCACCCCGCGCCGCGAACCGGAAAAATCCAGCTTCGCCGATTACGGCTTCACGCAAGTGACGCGCGAGGGCGACGCGGTCGCGCTGCAGCCCGAAAACGGCCGCTGGGTGTTCCGCATCCGCCTGCTCGGCGCGACCGGCGACACGCTGCGCATCTGCGTCCTGGACCGGGCGCTCGACGGCGGCACCTATTTCACCGTGGCACCGATCGAGATCGCCGAGGACGACGACGGCATATTCCGTGCCACCGGACGCGAGATCACTTCGCAGGAATGCCGTTGACCCGGCTCACTCGCTGCGCGGCACCACCGCAACGTCGACCGGCAGATAGAGATAGACTTCGGTCAGGCTCGCACGCACCCAGCGCACCGGCTGTTCGAGCTGTGACACCCGAACCCCATAGCCGGGACCGAACGCCGCTGCCGTCGCACCGGCGTCCTCGGCGATCAGCGCGACGATCTGCCCGCGATACTGATCGGGATCGACCACCGACAGCGCAAGGTCGCCGTCCGCCTCCATCTGCGCCCGTCCGACCGGGGGCACCGCTTCGACGAAACGCGTGATCCGCCCCAGCGCGTCGGCCGACGCCATGCCCGGCTCGAGCCGCGCCTTCACATAGAAGCGGGCTTCGTCGGTATCCTCCCGATCGCCTTCCTCCAGCCCCAGATCGCGGTAATTTTCCGGCGTCAGCGGTTCGACGATCAACTCCCCCGTGGCGAGTTCGACGCCGTAGCGCGGCGCGAGATCGATCGCCTTGCGCACCATACCGTAGATTTCCTCCTGCCGCCGGGTCGCATCGCGCGTGTCGCCGGTGACGACGACTTCGAGGATCGCGAAATCCGCGGTCCGTTTCATTCGGACGACCGGAATCATGGTCATGTCGATCCGCCGCGACGCGGTTACGACGATTTCCTGCGCCGCCGCAGGCAGTGCCGGAACCAGCGCGGCCAGCGCCGCCGCACCCATCAAAATGCGTTTCATCATCTTCTCCCCGCGGCACCGCCGCCGGGGAAAAGTTGCACAGATGGAGGGCAAGTCAATGCCGATCGGTCGCCCGTTCCTTCAGTGGTGCGGGTGTGCTTCCGATTTCGCTGTCCTACACAAAATGTTCCTGGTACGTTCCACATGTTCTATAATCGCGCTCGCGGGCGCACGCAGGCGCGCTCGCGCGCGCGTTACGTCGCGACCCGGTGCGAACTTGGCACGGATTTGCGTGGCTTTTGCGAAACTGCCCAGCCGCGCGAAATCGGGTGAAACCGGGCCGTCGAATCGGGTTCGTTCGAATCCGCTGCCGAAGGGAGGCGGCGGAACCGCTCTTTCTCATTCGAAGATCACAAGGTCGCGAAGGCGCACACCAGTACACACCCCGCGCAGCCTCCCCCTGCCCGTCGCCCCTGCGAAGGCGGGGGCCCATTGCTGTGCAGTGTCTCAAGATGGTGGACTTCATGCACGTCGCCGCTGTGTCAGGCGAACCGCGAACCGATGGAGACATGGCCCCGCCTTCGCGGGGGCGACGGGGTAGCGCATGTGGAAGTCCTCCCCCGCCAGGGGGAGGGTGGCAGACGGCGCGAAGCGGCGGCTGACGGAGGGGGCGGGCACGGAACGATCGAAAGGAAACCGCCGACCTCCCCTCACCGCCTTTGGCGGTCCCCCTCCCCCTGGCGGGGGAGGATGGGCAACAACCCTAAAAACTCGTCCGCCCGAATTCCTGCCGGGTCACCGGGTGGCTCGACGAAAGCCCGCCATCGACGGCGATTGCCTGCCCGTTGACGTAGCTCGCATCCGAAGAAGCCAGGAACAGCGCCACCCGCGCGATTTCCTCGGGCTCCCCGCCGCGCCGCATCGGGTTGAGCTGGCCGATCATGCTCTCCTTGCCCTTCGCCCGGGCGCGTTCATAGGCGATCGCGGTCATCCCCGTCTCGATCAGGCCCGGGCAGATCGCGTTCACGCGCACATTCGATCCGGCAAACTGCTGCGCCGCCGACTGGATGAGGTTGATCACGCCCGCCTTCGACGCCGAATAGGCTGGCCCGCCCGCGCCCGATCGCAGCCCCGCGACGCTCGCGGTGCAAAGGATCGCGCCGCCGCCGCGCTCGACGATCCTCGGTCCGGCATGTTTGATCGCCATTGCCGGGCCGATCAGATTGACGCGCAGCACTTCGGCCCAGGTTTCGGCGCTGGTGTCGAAAATGCCCTCCAGCCCGCCGATGATCCCGGCATTGGCATAGAAGACGTCGAGCCCGCCATGCGCTTCGCAGGCCCGCGCGACCAGCGCCGCGACATCGCTTTCCGATCCGGCGTCGATCACCATCGCCTCGGCCGTGCCGCCGGCATCGGCGATGGCGGCGACCGTGTGATGCACACCCTCGGCCCGGTCGGCGGCGATCACGCTGGCACCCTCGGCCGCGAAGAGCTGCGCGCTCGCCCGGCCGATACCCGATGCCGCGCCGGTGACGATCACCGATTTGCCGTCGAATCTGCCCATCACCCTCTCCCGTCAGGCAGCGCCGGCGCGCGCCGCGAATTTCCAGCTCGCCGCCACCAGAGAGGGCAGCCGCGCGACCGTCGCCGCCGCTTCGCTGCTCGATGCATTGCCGTCGATCATCCGTTTCTTGATGCCCTGAACGATCCCGGCGAGGCGGAAGAAATTGTAGGAGAAATACCAGTCGAGCGCGGGCACGCCGTCGCGCCCGGTCGCCGCGCAATAGCGTTCGACGACTTCTTCCAGCGTCGGGATGCCTGTGTCGGGGCCGGTCAACCCCTCCACTCCTGCCCTGCCGTCGGCGGGCGTCACCCAGTTCATCAGCAGATAGGAAAAATCGGCAAGCGGATCGCCGAGCGTCGAAAGCTCCCAGTCGAGCACCGCCAGCACTTTGGGCTCGCGCGGCGCATAGATGATGTTGTCGATGCGGTAGTCGCCATGCACGATCGTCGTTCGCGTCTGTTCGGGCACAGTGCGCGGCAGGAACGCAATCAGCTTTTCCATCTCGGGGATGTCGTCGGTCTGGCTGGCGCGATATTGTTTCGACCAGCGGCCGACCTGCCGCTCGAAATAATTGCCGGGCTTGCCATAGTCGCCAAGCCCTACTGCCTCGTGATCGATGGCGTGCAGCGCGGCGAGCGCATCGACCATCGCGAAATAATGGTGCCGCCGCTGATCGGGCACCATGCCGGGCAAGGCCCCGTCCCAGATCGTCCGCCCCGCGACCATCTCCATGACGTAGAAGGCCGAGCCGATGACGCCCTCGTCCTCGCACAGCCCATAGGGCCGCGCGACGGGAAAGCCGGTGGGGTGCAGCGCCGCGATCAGCCGATATTCGCGGTCGACGGCATGGGCGGAAGGCAGCAACGGCCCGAACGGCTTGCGCCGCAGCACATAGGCGCCGCTGGCGGCATCGAGCCGATAGGTCGGATTGCTCTGTCCGCCGGGGAATTTACGAGCCGTCACCGGCCCTTTGAAACCCGCGACATTGGCCGCCATCCATTCGGCCAGCCTGACGCAATCGAGGTCGCTCATGGCAATCGACTCCGGCGGCGCTTACGGCCGTTCCGCCATATGCTCGGCATGCCGCGCGAATTCGTGCCGGGCGATGGTACGGTTATGCACTTCGTCCGGCCCGTCGGCGAGGCGCAGCGTGCGGATGTTCGCCCAGGCGGCGGCGAGATCGAAATCGTCCGATACGCCGGCGCCGCCATGCGCCTGAATCGCATCGTCGATGATCGACAGCGCCATGCCCGGCGCCTGCACCTTGATCATCGAGATTTCGAGATGCGCGGCCTTGTTGCCCGCCTTGTCCATCATGTCCGCGGCCTTGAGGCAGAGAAGACGCGTCATTTCGATGTCGATACGCGCCCGCGCGATTCGCTGTTCCCAGATCGACTGGTCGGAAAGCCGCTTGCGAAAGGCGATCCGGCTGACGAGACGGCGGCCCATCGCGTCGATCGCTTCCTCCGCCGCGCCGATGGTGCGCATGCAGTGATGGATACGCCCCGGCCCCAGCCGTCCCTGCGCAATCTCGAACCCGCGTCCTTCGCCGAGCAGGATGTTGTCGGCCGGTACGCGAACATCGGTGAGCGACACTTCGCCATGACCATGCGGCGCATGATCATAGCCGAACACCGGCAACATCCGCTCGATCGTCACGCCGGGCGTATCGAGCGGGACGAGGATCATGCTCTGCTGGGCATGGCGCGAGGCTTCGGGATCGGTCTTGCCCATCACGATCGCGACCTTGCAGCGCGGATCCCCGGTGCCCGACGACCACCATTTGCGGCCGTTGATGACATATTCGTCGCCATCGCGTTCGATCCGGGTTTCGACATTGGTGGCATCGGAGCTGGCAACGGCGGGCTCGGTCATCAGAAAAGCCGAGCGGATTTCGCCATGCATCAGGGGACGAAGCCACTGCTCCTTCTGCGCCAGCGTGCCGTAGCGATGGAGCACTTCCATATTGCCGGTATCGGGAGCCGAACAGTTGAAGCATTCGGGCGCCCATTCGATGCGCCCCATCTCCTCGGCGCAGAGCGCATATTCGAGGTTGGTGAGCTGCTCGCCTTCGAACCGGAAGCTGTCGTCGACCGGCGGCTGGCCCGAATGCGGCGGCATGAAGAGGTTCCAGAGCCGTTCGGCTTTCGCCAGCGACTTGACCTCTTCGATCACCGGAACATGCTGCCAGCGATCGCCCTGTGCCACCTGCGCACGGTATTGCGGCGTGCGCGGACGAATTTCGCGCGCTATGAAGTCGCGAACGCGATCCTGAAAATGCGTTTCGCGCTGGCCGAGCGTGAAATCCATGACATCAACTCCAATGCCGTCGGAACCGCGGCTTGGCCGTACTTAGAACGTACCGCATATTCGGTAAAGGGACTGAATCGCTGCCCATGAGCAAATTTTCACGCCAATACGACATGCCGGAATATCAAAAAACGCTTTTGCCGCGCAGCGTATCGGGTAAGCTGGCATGATGGCGAAACCGGAAATCCGCGACGACGAACTCCAGGGCACGCGGCGTTTCCGCGAAAAGCGGGACGCAATCCTTGCCGCCGCCGCCGAGGCGATCAACCAGCAGAGCGCGCGCGGCATGACATTCGCCGATGTGGCACGGCGGGTCGGACTCAATACGACCAGCGTCACCTACTATTTCAAGCGCAAGGAAGACCTTGCCGCAGCCTGTTTCGAACAGACGCTCGACCTGCTCCATACGATGCTGGCCGAGGCCGAACGCGAAGCGACACCGCAGGACCGGGTGGCGCGCTATCTGGCGATCAACATGGACCGTCTCGCGCGGATCCGCCGTGGCGAAGCCAGTTCGGCGGCAACACTTTCGGACCTGCGCGCGATGGAAGAGCCGATCAAGCGCCGCCTGCTGGACGGCTGGCGCAGCGTGTTCCGGCGCACTCGCGCGCTATGGGACACCGGCTCGGGCTCGCGGGAGGAACTCAACCTTTGGGGCGGCCGTGCGCATGTGCTGCTGGAAAACACCTTCTGGCTGCCGGCCTGGCTCGATCGCTACGAACTCGACGAATATCCGCGCGTCGAAGCACGGCAGATGGAGATTTTCCTCCACGGCATCGCCGCGCCGGGCAGCGAATGGCACCCGCGATTGCTCGACCTGGAGCCGCCGGGCAACGAGCCGGGACGCGAGGCCTTTCTGCTTGCGGCAACCCGCCTGATCAACGAACTCGGCTATCGCGGCGCGTCGGTGCAGCGCATCGCGTCCGAACTCAACGTCACCAAAGGCAGTTTCTACCACCATCTCGATGCGAAGGACGATCTGGCGGTGGCCTGCCACGAGCGCAGCTTCGATCTGATCGCCGAGGCGCAACGGCTGGGCGTCGCGCAGCCCGGCACCCATTGGGACCAGCTGACCAGTATCGTCGCGACGTTGCTCGACGTGCAGTTTTCCGAACATGGGCCGCTGCTGCGCAGCACTGCCCTCTCGGGCCTGCCGCCAGAGATGCGATCGGCAATGGTCGATCGGTCGAACCGGATCGCGCGGCGCTTCGCCGGCATGATTTCGGACGGGATCGCGGAGGGATCGGTCCGCGCTGTCGATCCACTGGTCGCCAGCCAGGCGCTGGTCGCCTTGCAGAACGGGGCATTCGATATGCGCAAATGGGCAAGCACGATGCCGCGCGACCGGGCAGTGGCCTTCTATGCCTCGACGCTGGCATTCGGACTGTTCGACAACCGCGTGTTGCACAGCTGATCCCGGGACCGGCACCATGCCGGTCCCGGGCGGAAGCTCAGAAGCCCGCGCGCAGCGTGATCCCATAGGTGCGCGGTTCGGCGAGATAGGCCGAATAGGTCTGCTGCGAGGCAACGAACGGCGTGTTGAACGCGACCTGCGTATAGTCGACGTCGAACAGATTCTGGCCCCAGAACTCGATCGCCCAGCGGTCATCGGGCCCGCGAATTCCGATACGACCGTTCACGAGCACATAACTGTCCTGTTCCTTGCCGTAGAGCAGGTCCGAACCCGTGTTGT
This genomic interval from Sphingosinithalassobacter tenebrarum contains the following:
- a CDS encoding acyl-CoA dehydrogenase family protein, yielding MDFTLGQRETHFQDRVRDFIAREIRPRTPQYRAQVAQGDRWQHVPVIEEVKSLAKAERLWNLFMPPHSGQPPVDDSFRFEGEQLTNLEYALCAEEMGRIEWAPECFNCSAPDTGNMEVLHRYGTLAQKEQWLRPLMHGEIRSAFLMTEPAVASSDATNVETRIERDGDEYVINGRKWWSSGTGDPRCKVAIVMGKTDPEASRHAQQSMILVPLDTPGVTIERMLPVFGYDHAPHGHGEVSLTDVRVPADNILLGEGRGFEIAQGRLGPGRIHHCMRTIGAAEEAIDAMGRRLVSRIAFRKRLSDQSIWEQRIARARIDIEMTRLLCLKAADMMDKAGNKAAHLEISMIKVQAPGMALSIIDDAIQAHGGAGVSDDFDLAAAWANIRTLRLADGPDEVHNRTIARHEFARHAEHMAERP
- a CDS encoding acyl-CoA thioesterase, with amino-acid sequence MSDQDPAPETVIEQLITLLDVEELDRDLYRGSRQPGGVGRVFGGQVIAQALQAAQRSVKDKVAHSLHGYFMRPGDENYPIIFRVERDFDGGTFATRRVIAIQKGKPILNMAASFQCPEEGLRHQQAQMPDVPPPEELENEHTRLHAIADRIPEQFRGQLLRLRPIEQRQAAPFDRFKAEELPPFQHCWIRAIAPLPDDPELHRAALAYASDMVLLGTSMRPHPVGWGTSNLQTASLDHALWLHEPFRMDDWLLYSCESPWSGHGRGFNRGQIFTRDGRLVASVTQEGLIRLREKKKD
- a CDS encoding TonB-dependent receptor translates to MMKRILMGAAALAALVPALPAAAQEIVVTASRRIDMTMIPVVRMKRTADFAILEVVVTGDTRDATRRQEEIYGMVRKAIDLAPRYGVELATGELIVEPLTPENYRDLGLEEGDREDTDEARFYVKARLEPGMASADALGRITRFVEAVPPVGRAQMEADGDLALSVVDPDQYRGQIVALIAEDAGATAAAFGPGYGVRVSQLEQPVRWVRASLTEVYLYLPVDVAVVPRSE
- a CDS encoding TetR/AcrR family transcriptional regulator gives rise to the protein MMAKPEIRDDELQGTRRFREKRDAILAAAAEAINQQSARGMTFADVARRVGLNTTSVTYYFKRKEDLAAACFEQTLDLLHTMLAEAEREATPQDRVARYLAINMDRLARIRRGEASSAATLSDLRAMEEPIKRRLLDGWRSVFRRTRALWDTGSGSREELNLWGGRAHVLLENTFWLPAWLDRYELDEYPRVEARQMEIFLHGIAAPGSEWHPRLLDLEPPGNEPGREAFLLAATRLINELGYRGASVQRIASELNVTKGSFYHHLDAKDDLAVACHERSFDLIAEAQRLGVAQPGTHWDQLTSIVATLLDVQFSEHGPLLRSTALSGLPPEMRSAMVDRSNRIARRFAGMISDGIAEGSVRAVDPLVASQALVALQNGAFDMRKWASTMPRDRAVAFYASTLAFGLFDNRVLHS
- a CDS encoding phosphotransferase family protein, producing the protein MSDLDCVRLAEWMAANVAGFKGPVTARKFPGGQSNPTYRLDAASGAYVLRRKPFGPLLPSAHAVDREYRLIAALHPTGFPVARPYGLCEDEGVIGSAFYVMEMVAGRTIWDGALPGMVPDQRRHHYFAMVDALAALHAIDHEAVGLGDYGKPGNYFERQVGRWSKQYRASQTDDIPEMEKLIAFLPRTVPEQTRTTIVHGDYRIDNIIYAPREPKVLAVLDWELSTLGDPLADFSYLLMNWVTPADGRAGVEGLTGPDTGIPTLEEVVERYCAATGRDGVPALDWYFSYNFFRLAGIVQGIKKRMIDGNASSSEAAATVARLPSLVAASWKFAARAGAA
- a CDS encoding SDR family NAD(P)-dependent oxidoreductase translates to MGRFDGKSVIVTGAASGIGRASAQLFAAEGASVIAADRAEGVHHTVAAIADAGGTAEAMVIDAGSESDVAALVARACEAHGGLDVFYANAGIIGGLEGIFDTSAETWAEVLRVNLIGPAMAIKHAGPRIVERGGGAILCTASVAGLRSGAGGPAYSASKAGVINLIQSAAQQFAGSNVRVNAICPGLIETGMTAIAYERARAKGKESMIGQLNPMRRGGEPEEIARVALFLASSDASYVNGQAIAVDGGLSSSHPVTRQEFGRTSF